GCGCAGCGCCGCGTCCCGCATCTTCTCCCAGTCCTCGACCGCCTCACGGACGTCGGACAGGACGCGCAGCAGGTCGGCGGTGATCTGCTTCAGATCACCGCGGTCGGTCTCGCGGTCGATCTCGACATGGATCCAGGACTCGATGTGCGCGTCGTGCGACAGCTCACCCGTGGGCGGCGTGGTGAACACCTCGACGAGCTTGCCGGTGACATCGCGCCGGACGACGATCTGCGGATGGATGACGACGTGAATGCCCCGCCCCTGCCGCGTGAGCTCGTTCGTCACGGAGTCGACGAGGAAGGGCATGTCATCGGTGACGACTTCCACCACGGAGTGGCTGCAGGTCCACCCGTTCTCTTCCACAGTGGGCGTGTGCACCCGCACGTTGGCCGTGCCCTGCGGGCGGTTCTCGGCCAGCCGGTAGTGCGAGAGTGCGGCTCCGAAGACGTCGACCGGGTCGCGGCCGGACAGGTCCTCCGGGGCGGTGTGCAGGTAGTAGCGCTGGAGGAACGACAGCACGGAGTCATGGTCCGGGGTCTCCGGGGTGCCCGCGCCCGTCGTCCCAGTCGGTAGATGCCCCCCGACCGGGCTGTTCTCAGCGACCCGGGCGGCCCTCTCGAGCAGCTCGGCCTTGGCTTCGTCCAGCTTGGTCTGCATTGTCCTCTGGCTCCTGTCGCGCGCCGTTGCGTGACGTAGAAGGAAGTACGGTCTCTTCCCCTCCGACGTAACGCCGCGACGCGGGGTGTCCGGTCTGCTTCGACGCTATGCCGCAAGGTGAGATGAGCGGGGGGATATCAGCCATTCTCGACACGCCCGACGGGTGTGACGCTGCTCTCTGCGCCGCCGGTCGGGCTGTACACGGCGGCGTCCTCGGGACCTCTACGCCCCCATCCCGCCCGCGAAGACCAGCGACCGCCACCCGGTCACGGATGTCGTCCGTGCTCCCCGGGCGCAGGGCAGGGGCAAGAACGCCCCCGCGAACTATCGCGCTGATCACGCCACCAAGGCTATCGCTCCTTACAGGGGGCCCGTCATGAGCCGTATGTGTACAAAACTGGGGGTGGGACTTTGACAGTCTGCACATGGGCGGGGGGTGGCTGGGCGTGCGGGTCCGCGTCATTCGACGCGGCGAGCGTGGGCACGCGGAGCCTGCCCGGCCGCGCCTCAGGGTGCCGGGACGGTCAAGAGGACGCAGCACACAGGCGAACGCCGCTCGCATCTCAGCCGTCCGGCGTCTGAATACGAGCCCTGCCATCCCAACCCCACCCACCGCAGGGGTCACACCTCCCAGCGCCGACCAGCTGAACTCAGCCCGTCCAGCAGTCCGGCATATGAATACGAGCCCTGCCATCCCAACCCCACCCACCCGCACGGGCCACACCTCTCAGCGCCGACCAGCTGAACTCAGCCCGTCCGACATACGAATACGAGCCCTCTCAACGCCGACCAGCAGTACTCAGCCCGCCCGGCATACGAATACGAGCCCTCTCAACGCCGACCAGCAGTACTCAGCCCGCCCGGCGTTTGAGGACGAGGCCCTTCAGGCCGAAGCGGGGGTCTGGGGGCGGCGCCCCCAGTGGGGTGCAGGGGCGAAGCCCCGCCAGGGCCACACGGCGCCGCCCAGCAGGTCCAGGGGCGCAGCCCCTGGCGGGGTTGAAGGGGCGGAGCCCCTGGGGATGGGACGGGTAGGGGCGGCGGGGGCGAGAAACCCCGACCCGGCACCAGCCCACAGCACCCCGGCCGACCACCCCCCTTGGCAATCCCACCCCCAAGGTGCACGTTGCCCGTACACGGCCCACGCCCACCCGAGAGGAGCCACCCGCCATGCCAGCGAAAATCCTCATCGTCACCGGCGACGCAGCAGAGTCACTGGAGGTCCTGTACCCCTACCAGCGCCTCCGCGAAGAGGGCTACGACGTCCACATCGCGGCCCCCACCCGCAAAACCCTCCGTTTCGTCGTCCATGACTTCGAACCCGGCTTCGACACCTACACCGAAAAGCCCGGCTACACCTGGCCCGCCGACCTGGCCTTCGCCGAGGTCGACCCCGGCGAGTACGCCGCCCTGGTCATCCCCGGCGGCCGCGCCCCCGAATACCTCCGCAACGACCCAGAACTCCGCAAGATCCTGAAGTCCTTCTTCGACGCCGACAAACCCGTCGCCCAGATCTGTCACGGCCCCCTGCTCACCGCCGCGATCGACAGCCTCCGCGGCCGCCGCGTCACGGCGTACCCCGCCCTGGAACTGGACATGCAGGCCGCCGGCGCCACCTTCCAGGACGCCGAGACGGTGGTCGACGGCACCCTGGTCTCCGCCCGCGCCTGGCCGGACCACTCCCGCTGGATGCGCGAGTTCCTGACGGTGCTGCGCGCAAAGGCCCCGGCGATCTGACGCCACCGAGCCTTTCGCGGTTCGCAGGTGACATCAGGGGGACATCAGAAGGCCCCTCTGATCCTGGGCAGAAGCACGGCTGCGGAGTCCGGGGCAACCGGGGGCAACCGGGGCAACGGGGCAACCAACCCCGCCACCCCACGCCCAGTCCTGCCGCAGAGACAGCACCGGCGCGAAAACCTACGCCGCCAACCGCTCCGCCTCCACAACCGCCTCCGCCAACGTATCCACCACAGGCACCCCGACCTCCTCCAGACTGGCCCGGCTGTGCGACCCCCCGGTGTACAGCACAGCCCGCGCCCCCACATGCAACGCCGCCACCGCATCATCCGCGGCGTCCCCGATCACCACCGTACGAGCCGGGTCCACTCCCGCGAGCGCACCAAGATGCCGCACCATGTGCTGGGCCTTGCTCCCCCCGGACGGCCCGACCCGCCCGTCGACTCTCAGGAAGTGCGGCTCGATCCCGAACCCCCGCACCAACGGGACGAGTTCCTCATGGACGTACATGCTGAGCAGGGACTGGCTGCGCCCGGCGGACCGCCACTCCACGAGCAGCTCCGCCACACCCTCCGTAAGGCTGCACCGCACCCGGTGCTCGGCGTAGTACCGATGGAAGGTCTCGTCCATGATCTCCCACTCGGCGTCGGTCGGCAGCCGCCCCATCAGCCGCTCGTAGAACTTCGGCACCGGCACGCAGTACAGCGCCCGGTACTGCTCGATCGTGATCGGCTCCAGCCCCAGCTCGGCGAAAGCCGCGTTCGTCGCCCCGATGATCGCGTCATTGTCGTGGAACAGCGTCCCGTTCCAGTCCCACACAATGTGCGCGTCTGTCTGCTTCCCCATGCCAAAAACGTACCCGCCACCACTGACAATCATGAGACCCACAGGTCAAAGCGACGCTGAAGCAACTGTGAACCACCGAAGCAACCGTGAACCGCCGAAACAAGACGTGAACCGCCGAAACAAGACGTGATCCGCCGAAGCAACCGTGAACCCGCTCAGTCCCCGAGCCCCACCAGATTCGGAATCTCCTGCGTCGCGAACCACAGCAGCTCGTGGTCCTCGGCCCCGTCCACGACGAACTGCGCGTCGTCGTCCCCACCGTCCGCCGCGGCCAAGGCTTCCGCCGCCGCGGCCACGTCCGCCTCCGCGTCACCCGAGTCGACGTGCACGGAGGCAGCCTTGGCCAGCGCCACGCTCCCCGCGACCCGCACCTCGCCGAGTGCCGCCGGATCGAGCGCCCGGTCA
The nucleotide sequence above comes from Streptomyces sp. NL15-2K. Encoded proteins:
- a CDS encoding DJ-1/PfpI family protein, with protein sequence MPAKILIVTGDAAESLEVLYPYQRLREEGYDVHIAAPTRKTLRFVVHDFEPGFDTYTEKPGYTWPADLAFAEVDPGEYAALVIPGGRAPEYLRNDPELRKILKSFFDADKPVAQICHGPLLTAAIDSLRGRRVTAYPALELDMQAAGATFQDAETVVDGTLVSARAWPDHSRWMREFLTVLRAKAPAI
- a CDS encoding HAD family hydrolase, producing MGKQTDAHIVWDWNGTLFHDNDAIIGATNAAFAELGLEPITIEQYRALYCVPVPKFYERLMGRLPTDAEWEIMDETFHRYYAEHRVRCSLTEGVAELLVEWRSAGRSQSLLSMYVHEELVPLVRGFGIEPHFLRVDGRVGPSGGSKAQHMVRHLGALAGVDPARTVVIGDAADDAVAALHVGARAVLYTGGSHSRASLEEVGVPVVDTLAEAVVEAERLAA